From a region of the Alnus glutinosa chromosome 1, dhAlnGlut1.1, whole genome shotgun sequence genome:
- the LOC133858543 gene encoding uncharacterized protein LOC133858543 yields MEKTKYPKVKVREQDDREDLKGISLLPMNGGSCFPVKDHEDISPPYVAKIPASYVPSVLMSTTSVSEGLIMPTISVSEEAEKNDNFFEEDDKINIRVSSILRPRAVLSSPDNDAVIGNKNRMKVKQPSALKNHNLVQSRHVRCKVISSKITESPINTRYSKDADDSKSDIRGNKGLATAAPSQKSYLRTKKSSSVRTLV; encoded by the exons ATGGAAAAAACAA AGTATCCAAAGGTGAAGGTGAGGGAACAAGACGACCGAGAGGATCTCAAGGGAATTTCTTTGCTTCCAATGAATGGAGGTTCTTGTTTTCCGG TGAAGGATCATGAAGACATTTCTCCACCATATGTTGCAAAAATTCCAGCATCTTATGTACCAAGTGTACTTATGTCGACAACTTCTGTATCTGAAGGTTTGATCATGCCAACAATTTCTGTATCTGAAG AAGCAGAGAAGAACGACAATTTTTTTGAAGaggatgataaaataaatattagagttAGTTCAATCCTGCGTCCACGTGCCGTCTTGTCTAGTCCTG ATAATGATGCGGTGATTGGGAATAAAAATAGGATGAAGGTGAAACAACCTTCAGCTTTGAAGAATCATAACTTGGTTCAAAGCAGGCATGTGCGGTGTAAGGTTATCTCAAGCAAAATCACTGAAAGTCCTATCAACACAAGGTATTCCAAGGATGCTGATGATAGTAAGAGCGATATTAGAGGAAATAAAGGGTTGGCAACAGCAGCTCCAAGTCAGAAAAGCTACCTTAGAACTAAGAAATCCAGCTCTGTGAGAACTTTAGTGTGA